In the Sphingobium sp. Z007 genome, TGGTGCAGATCATGATGCTGCGCCGGATGCAGCAGGCCGGTCACAAGCCGATCGTGCTGATGGGCGGAGGCACCGGCAAGATCGGCGACCCCAGCTTCAAGGATGAAGCCCGCAAGCTGATGACCGGCGACACGATCGCGTCCAACGTCGCCAGCATAAAACGCGTGTTCGAGAGGTTCCTGACTTTCGGCGATGGTCCCACCGACGCGGTGATGGTCGATAATGCCGACTGGCTCGACGCTCTGGAATATATCCCGTTCCTGCGCGACATCGGTCAGCACTTCTCGGTTAATCGGATGCTCAGCTTCGATTCGGTCAAGACGCGCCTCGACCGCGAACAATCGCTGTCCTTCCTCGAATTTAATTACATGATCCTTCAGGCCTACGACTTTCTGGAACTGTCGCGCCGCTCGGCCTGCCGTCTCCAGATGGGCGGCTCCGACCAGTGGGGCAATATCGTCAACGGCATCGAATTGTCGCGCCGGGTGGACGGCACGCAAGTCTTCGGCCTGACCAGCCCCCTCATCACCACCGCCGATGGCGGCAAGATGGGCAAGACGATGAACGGCGCGGTATGGCTGAACGCCGACGCGCTGCCGCCCTATGATTATTGGCAATTCTGGCGCAACACGCAGGATGCCGATGTCGGCCGCTTCTTGGCGCTGTTCACGGACCTGCCGCTCGACGAGATCGCCCGGCTGGAAGCGCTGGAAGGCGCGGAGATCAACGAGGCCAAGAAGATCCTGGCCGAAGCCGCCACCGCCATGGCGCATGGGGATGAGGCAGCAGCAGCAGCGGCCGAAACGGCGCGCAAGACCTTCGAGGAAGGCGCATCGGACGCCAACTTGCCGACCGTCGGTCTAGGCGCGGACGGCCTTACCGTCGTGCAGGCCATAACCGGACTGGGCTTCGCAACCTCCAACAAGGAAGTGCGCCGCAAGCTGACCGAAGGCGCGATCAGGGTGAACGGCGACGTCGTCACAGACCCCGCCCGCACGCTCACGCCCGGCGACAAGCTGAGCTTCGGCGCGAAGAAGCACGGGCTGGTCGTCGCCTGATCCGAAAGCGCCGTGTTCCTGCGCTCGCAAGAGCACGGCAGCTTTTGGCGAGATCAAAACAGCGTTAGCGGCCAGTTAACGCTTCTTCCTAGCAACTCATCCATTTCGGACCGATTAGGCTCGGTCCCATGTCCTCCTCGGTCTTTGCCAATCTCGGTCATGTGCTGCGCTCCCGCGATCCTGCGGTCGATCAACGCCGGGCGCAACGCGAACTTGTGGACATGGTCAGCCACATCACCGTGCACGGCCGCAACCATGGCGTGCGCATCATCAACATCTCTGCGCTTGGCCTGATGTGTCGCAGCGACAGCGCCTTGTCACAGGGTCAACAGGTCAGCATCTGGCTGCCGATCCTGAAGGACTACCCCGCGGAGATACGCTGGGTGGAGGATGGCCGGATCGGCATGGAATTTTCCCAGCCGATCAGCCCCAAAATCTATGACGCGATGCTCTCGATCATCCCGCCGCGCCAGACGGCCTGGTGATGCCGGGGCCAGCGACGTCCAGACCGGCAAAGCGCATCGGGGTAAAGCCCTCCCCCGCCTCCACCCGCTGACGCCCGCGCACCAGCGCTTCGGGCATATCGGTGCGCAGGAAATCCAACATCGCTTCGCGCACGTCGCAGCGCAGGTCGAACGCCACGCCGGCATTGCGCGCCGACAACAGGCACCGCAATTCCAGCGCATCGGCGCGATGATCCGTCACTTGCAACAGCACGACCCGCCCGTCCCAGCGCGGATTGGCCGTTGTCACCTCGACCAGCCTCTCGCGGATGCGCGCCACGTCGGCGGTGGGATCAACATAGAGAAACACCGTGCCTAGAAGGTCGGACGTCTTGGTCGTCCAGTTCTGGAATGGCTTTTCCAGGAAATAGGACACCGGCACCACCATGCGCCGGTCGTCCCAGATGCGCACCACGACATAGGTCAGCGTGATATCCTCGATCCGCCCCCATTCGCCCTCCACGATCACCACATCGTCCAGCCGGATCGGCTCGGAAAAGGCCATCTGGATGCCGGCAATCAGATTTTTGAGCGCCGGTTGCGCCGCCGCACCGACCGCCAGGCCGACCAGACCCGCCGACGCCGCCAGCGTCACGCCGATCGTCCGCACGCCCGGAATCGCCATCAGCATCATCGCGATCACCAGCACCGCGACGATGCTCTGCGCGATGCGATAGAGGATGCGCACCCGCGTATGCCGTTTGCGGGCCTTGAGATTATCCTCCGCACTGATGTCCGCGCCACGCTCGATCATCACCCGCGTCGCCCGCATCAGCCGCAGCATCAGCCAGCCGGCCAGCAGCGCGAACACCATCTTCGACCCGATCGACCACAGCGTCTCGATCCGCGGTCCCATGTCGAGCGGCTGCAACCCCGCTCCCAGCGCCAGCAACACCACCAGCCACCGCGTCGGCTGAAAGATCGCCGGCAGCAACACCGGGTCCATCCGCCGCCGCACGACCCGCAGCGCGACGGCATAGAGCGCCCAATGGATCAGGAAAGCGGACACCACCGCGGCTATGATCGAAAAGGCAGCGGTGGAGGTGATGTGGGTCAGGCTGATGTCAGTCATGCGGGGGCAACGCGACCAAGCGGGCATTTGTTTCGCAGATGCGGCATGCCCCATCCACCGTCATCCCCGCGCAGGCGGGGATCCATCTCCCCAGCTTGGTACTTGGCGCGAGATCAGGAGATGGATTCCCACCTGCGCGGGAATGACGGGAAAGGGTAGGTAGGGGATGGTCAAGTTACGAATGATAGGGCGTTGAAAGCAGACGCTCCATAACAATCAACA is a window encoding:
- the tyrS gene encoding tyrosine--tRNA ligase; amino-acid sequence: MSNYQSDLLRLLDTRGYIHQLTDAEGLDALAARQVVPGYIGFDPTAPSLHVGSLVQIMMLRRMQQAGHKPIVLMGGGTGKIGDPSFKDEARKLMTGDTIASNVASIKRVFERFLTFGDGPTDAVMVDNADWLDALEYIPFLRDIGQHFSVNRMLSFDSVKTRLDREQSLSFLEFNYMILQAYDFLELSRRSACRLQMGGSDQWGNIVNGIELSRRVDGTQVFGLTSPLITTADGGKMGKTMNGAVWLNADALPPYDYWQFWRNTQDADVGRFLALFTDLPLDEIARLEALEGAEINEAKKILAEAATAMAHGDEAAAAAAETARKTFEEGASDANLPTVGLGADGLTVVQAITGLGFATSNKEVRRKLTEGAIRVNGDVVTDPARTLTPGDKLSFGAKKHGLVVA
- a CDS encoding PilZ domain-containing protein — protein: MSSSVFANLGHVLRSRDPAVDQRRAQRELVDMVSHITVHGRNHGVRIINISALGLMCRSDSALSQGQQVSIWLPILKDYPAEIRWVEDGRIGMEFSQPISPKIYDAMLSIIPPRQTAW
- a CDS encoding mechanosensitive ion channel family protein, encoding MTDISLTHITSTAAFSIIAAVVSAFLIHWALYAVALRVVRRRMDPVLLPAIFQPTRWLVVLLALGAGLQPLDMGPRIETLWSIGSKMVFALLAGWLMLRLMRATRVMIERGADISAEDNLKARKRHTRVRILYRIAQSIVAVLVIAMMLMAIPGVRTIGVTLAASAGLVGLAVGAAAQPALKNLIAGIQMAFSEPIRLDDVVIVEGEWGRIEDITLTYVVVRIWDDRRMVVPVSYFLEKPFQNWTTKTSDLLGTVFLYVDPTADVARIRERLVEVTTANPRWDGRVVLLQVTDHRADALELRCLLSARNAGVAFDLRCDVREAMLDFLRTDMPEALVRGRQRVEAGEGFTPMRFAGLDVAGPGITRPSGAAG